The Gemmatimonadaceae bacterium genome contains the following window.
GCAAGCTGAGCAAGTCGGCCGGTGACACCGGCATCGGCGAGCTCCGAAGCAACGGCGCGAGCGCTGCTGAGTTGTTGGGGCGGGCCGCCGGACTTGCCGGACTCGGACACGACGGCCTGCCCATTCACGCGCAAGACCTCGCCGGACTGTTCGCTCGATAACAGATTCTGGGGATGCCGACCCCTATCCTTCGCGCCGCGCTCGCGCTGCTGGCGCTCGCGGCCCCGCTCGCCGCGCAGGAAGCCGACCTGATCCTCACCGACGGCCGCATCTGGACCGGGGACTCCCTGCAGCCCTACGCCGCAGCCGTCGCCATCCGCGACGGAAAGTTCATCGCCGTCGGCTCGAACGCGCAGGCGCTGGCGCACCGCACCGCCAACTCGCGCGTCGTCTCGCTCGGTGGCCGCTTCGCCACCCCGGGCTTCATCGACAACCACACGCACTTCAACAGCGCCGGTGCCCTGTTGCTCGGCGTGAACCTGCTCGACGTGAGCGATGCGCGCGCCTTCGCCGAACGGGTGAAAGGTGCGCGGGACCGACTACCCGCGGACGCCTGGATCACCGGCGGTGACTGGGGCGCCTACGAGGACTGGGCAGCCAACAGCGCTGGTGCTACCGACGCGCAGCGCCGCGCGCGCTTCAGTCCGGACCGCGGCGTCATCGACAGTCTCACGCCGCGCAGTCCGGCGCTACTCCAGCGCTGGGACCGCTCGGCGTACCTCGCCAACGGCGCCGCGCTCACGGCCTCCGGTCTCAGCTGTGCAACGCCCGTCGAGGGCCTCGAATGCCTGCGCGGCAACGCCACCGGCCGCGTGAGTGGCGCGGCTTTGGCCCGCGTGCGCGCCGCCATCCCGCCCAAGTCGTTCGACCAACGCCTGCGCGAGGCCCGCGTCGCGCTCCAACATCTCAATGAGCTTGGCGTCACGGGCATCCACGACATCACGCCGCGCGAGATGTTTCCCGTCTACCACGAGCTCAAGCGCCGCGGCGAGCTCACCGTGCGCGTCTACGCCCGACCCACGCTCGACAAGTGGGACGAGCTCACGGCCGTCGGCCTGCCCCACGGCTTCGGCGACGACATGCTGCGCATCGGTGGCCTGAAGGGCTTCGTCGACGGCATCCAAGGCAACTCCACCGCGCGCTTCTACGAGCCGCAGCTGCACTCCGGCCTCCGCGGCAGTTGGCGCGACTCCACCAACACGGCCGCCACCAGCGGCGCCGGCTCAGGCATGGAGCCCGCTGGCAACATGCTCCGCAATCTCGACGGCGCCGACCGCGCAGGCCTCTGGCCTCAGGTCCACGCCATCGGTGACGAGGCGATCGACACGCTGCTCACGCTCTACGAGCAAGTGATGCGCGAGAACCCCGCCCGCGAGCGACGCTTCCGCATCATCCATTCGCAGGTACTCCGCGGTCCCGAAGTCGCCCAGCGCTACGCACGGCTCGGGGTGATCGCCGAGGTGCAGCCGTATCACGCGATCGATGACATGCGCTGGATGGAAGAGCGCATCGGTGAACGCGCGCGCTGGGCGTATGCCTTCCGCACGCTGCACGACGCCGGCGTCACGCTGACCTTCGGCTCCGACTGGCCCGGCACGAATGCCTCGTGGTATACGGCGAACCCAATGCAGATCCTCTACGCCGCCGTCACGCGCGAGACCTTGGACGGCAGCCCCAGCGGCGGCTGGTTCCCGCAGGAAAAGCTGGACCTCGAGACCTCGCTGCGCGCCTACACGGTGAACAACGCCTGGGCCGAGGGTGAGGAGGATCGCAAGGGACGCGTAATGGTCGGCTTCCTCGCCGATCTCACGGTCGTCGAGCGCGACCTCTTCGCCATTCCGCCCACGCAGCTCAAGGATGTGAAGGCGCTGCTGACCGTTGTGGACGGTCGCATCGTGTACGCCGCCGCGCCCTTCGCGCGGTGACCCTCGCGCTCGGCGCACTCGCCGGCTTTCTCGTCCTGCAGGTCGCGATCGGCGTTTGGGTCTCACGCCGCATCGCGACCGAGGACGACTATCTCGTCGGTGGGCGGCGGTTCGGCTACACGCTGGCCACCTTCTCGATCTTCGCCACCTGGTTCGGCGCGGAGACAATGATTGGCTCCGCTGGCGAGGTTTACAGCGGCGGGCTTTCGCTGGCCTCGGCCGAACCGTTCGGCTACGCGCTCTGCTTGATCTTGATGGGCGCCCTGCTCGCGAAGCCGCTGTGGAATCGCGGGCTGACTACCTTGGCGGACCTGTACCGCGCGCGCTTCGGCGTCGGCGTGGAACGCCTGGCTGCCATTGTGCTCATCCCGACGTCGGTGCTCTGGGCGGCGGCGCAGGTGCGCGCCTTTGGATCGGTCATCGCGCTGGTCGGCGACATCAATCTCACGGTCGGCATCGGTGTGGCCGCGGTGTTCACGATTGCCTACACGACGTTCGGTGGCCTGCTGGCCGACGCCGTCACCGACGTCCTGCAGGGCGTGGTGCTTGTGACCGGCCTCTTGCTGCTGCTCGTGCTCGTGATCGTACGCGTGGGCGGAGCCGGGGCGGCGCTCGACGCGCTGGCCGCCGGTGGCGGCATCAACCTCACACCGGCTGACGCCGGCCCCTGGTATGCAACGCTTGAGGCCTGGGCGATTCCCGTCTGCGGCTCGCTGGTCGCCACGGAGGTCGTCGGCCGCGTCATCGCCGCGCGCAACCCAACCGTGGCACAGCGCTCAAGCATCGGCGCCGGCGTGCTCTACCTCGCCGTCGGCTGCATCCCTGTGCTGATCGCATTGCTGGCGGGTGGCTTCGTGGGCGAACTCGCGGACGCCGAGCAAGTGTTGCCCACCGTGGCACGAGAGCTGTTGTCGCCGCTCGCATTTGCGATCTTCGCCGGCGGACTGGTCTCGGCGATTCTCTCCACCGTGGACTCCACCTTGCTCGTGGCCTCCGGCCTGCTCAGCCACAACCTGCTCGTGCCCTGGCTCGGCGTCAGCACCGATCGCGGCAAGGTGCGCCTGGCCCGCGCCGGTGTGATTGGTTTCGGCATCCTGGCCTACGCGCTGGCCGCAACAGCAAGCGGCGTGCTTGGACTAGTCGAACAGGCGTCGGCATTCGGCAGCGCCGGCATCCTTGTCACGACGCTCTTTGCGTTGTTCACCACCCTCGGTTCGCCGCGCACGGCAGCGCTGACGCTGATCGCTGCGTTGCTGTCCTATGTTGGCGGCGTGATTGCCGGCATCCCCACGCCGTTCCTTGCCTCGCTCGCCCTTGCCCTCCTGACCTGGACCATTGGATGCGTGACGGACTCCGCGGCGTCCTCGTAGGCGCCGCCTTCCTGATGGCGACCTCGGCCGTGGGGCCGGGGTTCCTCACGCAGACGGCCGTGTTTACCGAACGTCTCGGCGCGAGCTTCGGCTTCGCAATCGTCGTCGCCGCGGTGATCGACCTCGTGGCGCAACTGAACATCTGGCGCGTACTCGCCGTCACGGGGCGCCGGGCACAGGACGTGGCGAATGACGTCGCGCCAGGACTTGGTACGCTGCTCGCCGTGCTTGTCGCACTCGGCGGGCTTGCCTTCAACATCGGCAACCTCGCCGGTGCGGGCCTTGGGCTCAACGTGGTCTTCGACCTTCCGGTTGCCGCGGGTGCGGCGATCAGCGCGGTCGTCGCGATTGTCGTCTTCGTCGCGAAGGAAGCGGGTCGCGCAATGGACCGTTTTGCGCTCTTCCTCGGCCTCGTGCTGGTAGTGCTCACGTGGTATGTGGCCGCGGCGGCGCAGCCGCCCGTGGCCGAGGCACTGCAGCGCAGCATCGTGCCGGAGCGCATCGACCTGCTCGCCATCGTGACGATCGTCGGTGGTACGGTGGGTGGTTACATCACTTTTGCGGGCGCGCACCGCCTGATCGACGCTGGCGTCGCAGGGCGCGAGCACCTCGGCAAGGTCACGGGCTCCGCGCTCTGGGCCATCGGCGTGGCGACCTTGATGCGCTGTGTGCTCTTCCTGGCGGCGCTCGCCATCGTGCACCGAGGCATCGCGCTGGATCCCGCCAACCCGCCGGCGAGCGTGTTTCGCCACGCCACCGGCGAGATTGGATATCGCATCTTTGGCGTGGTGATGTGGAGTGCGGCCATCACCTCGGTGGTCGGAGCCGCGTACACCTCGGTGAGCTTCCTTCGCGGTCTGCACGCCAGCGTGTCCGCGCAGTGGACCCGCTACGTGATCGGCTTCATCGCACTTTCGGCGATGGGCTTCCTCATCATCGGACGGCCGGTGCGCACCTTGGTCCTCGTCGGCGCACTCAACGGCCTCATCCTTCCGCTTGCGCTCGGCACGATGGTCATCGCCGCACGCCGCGCCGCCGTGGTCGGCGACTACCGGCACCCGACCTGGCTCAGCGTCAGCGGGGCATTGGTCGCGCTGGGCATGGCGGCCGCCGGGGCCCTTGTCCTCTGGCGTGACGTCCCGGCCCTGATGCGGTAGCTTCTCCCCACCCCTCCACCGGAGCCCCGATGTCCGTCTCCCGTCGCTCATTCGTCCGCGCCCTCGGTTTCGGCGGCGCCGGAGTGCTCACCGCGCCGAGTTGGGTCTCGGCCCGCGGGTACGAAGCCGCCACCGCGAACCCCGCCGATGCAGCGTTTCTTGAGGAGCAGGGCGCGCTCATCCGTTTGATGAGCAACGAGAATCCGTACGGGCCGGCGCCGGCCGCCATCCGCGCCATGCAAGCGTCGGTCCGCGAGGCCGCGTGGTATCCGGCGTCGATGGAGACGCGGGTCGTCGAGGCGATCTCCAAGGTCAACAACGTCCCCGCCGAGCGCATCATGCTGGGCTCCGGATCGGGCGAGATCCTGCAGCTCGCCGTGCAGACGTTCTGCTCGCCGAGCAAGCACCTCGTGGCTGCACACCCGACCTTCGAGACCTGCGGCGCCGTCGCCCGACTGATGGGCTACCCCGTGCGCGAGGTCCCGCTCGACAGCGAGCAGCGCATTGACCTGGACGGCATGCTCAAGCAGGTGAAGGGTGCCGGGTTGGTCTTCCTCTGCAATCCGAACAACCCGACCGCCCACGTGCACGGCAAGGCGGCGGTCGAAAACTTCGTGCGCGCCGCGTTGGCCGCCGATCCCGAAGTCATCATCCTTGTCGACGAGGCATACCACGAGTTTGTCGATGACCCGGCCTACGCCTCGATGCTCCCGCACGTCGCGACCGAGTCGCGGATCATCGTCTCGCGCACCTTCTCCAAGATCTACGGCCTCGCCGGCATGCGCATCGGCTACGCCTTCGGCCAGCCGGCGACGCTCGGCCGCATGACGCCACGCCGTGTGCCGAACGGCGTCGGGGCGCTTGCGCAGGTCGCCGCGGTCGCGGCGCTCGCTGACACACAGCGGATGCACGAGCAGCAGGCGCAGAATCGTGAGGCCCGCGCGTACACGGTGAAGTGGTTCAGCGAGCGCGGCTACAAGGTGGTGCCCTCGCAGGCGAACTTCCTGATGGTCAACATCCGGCGCGACACGCGGGAGTTCCGCGATGCCTGTCAGCGGCTCGGCGTCCTGGTCGGTCGTCCTTTCCCGCCGCTGACGTCGTTCTCGCGCATCTCGATCGGCACGATGGACGAGATGCAGCGCGCGACGGCAGTCTTCGCGCGCGTGCTCGGCTGAGCACGCGTCACCGCCTGCGGATGCCCTAGCCTTGGGGCGCCGCGGGCGGTGACGGCGGCGCTGCAGGCGCCGGCACCGTCGCGATGCCAGAGCGCGGCGTGCCGCGGCCCGGCTCCTCCGGTGCGACTTCCGGGAACGCGCGAAGCGCCCGACCGAACACCGGTCCGAAGACCCGACCATCGCGAATCGACACGAGCATCGCCGTCAGCGTGATGCTCACCAAGACGATTGCGTAGACGCCCGCCTGGATCTCCTCCGCACCGGCGATCCCGCGCTCCAGCGGAAGGCCGGCCAACACGGCCGCGGCCAGTCCCTTGGGAATCATCACCGACACCACGGCGGCGTCGCTGCGCGAGATGGTGCGTGGCACCAGCAGCGGTAGCATGAACAGCCGCGCGCCCGTGAGGATCAGCATCAGCGCCAACGCCAGTCCGAAAATCTTGGCATCGCTGAAACGCATCGAGATGCCGAGGTACACGAAGAAGAAGGTCTTCAGCAGGAAGACGATCTCCTTGTAGAAGTCCGACTCAACCGGCGTCACGCCTGAGAAGCCGCGACCCTTGAAGAGCTTGGAGAGCCCGAAGTACTCGTGGTTCGATAGCGTGATGCCGTAGGCCAGCACGGCAATCGCACCGGCGAAGCCCAGCAGCTCGGCGAAGCCATAGAGCACGAACGCCGAGGCCAACGTCGTGAAAATCGTGGTCGGGAACTGCCGCACCTTCTCCCAGATCAACAGCCAACCGATGCCGCCGGCCACGCCGATCACCGCCGCGAACACCAGGGCCGACAGCGTCTGCCCCAGCATCAGGCCCACGTTCACCTCGCCCTGCAGCGCCGCGTTGAGCAGCGCGAAGGTGAACACGATGCTCGTCACGTCCGTCACCGCGGACTCGAGAATCATCACCGTGCCGGCGCGCTCCTTCACCTTGAGCACCTTCACCATCGGGATCACGACGGCCGCCGAGGTGCCGGAGGCGATCGTGCCGAGGATAAACGCGCTGATCCAGGGCATCTCCAGCAGCACACCCGCCAGCACGCCGACCACGCCGATCGTGAGGAAGGACGTCGCCAGCGTCACCTGCAGCGTGCTGCGCGCCGAGCGCACGATGCTGCCGATGTTGAGCGTGGTACCGCTTTCGAAGAGGATCACTGCCAGCGCGACGGTGGTGAGCACGCTGCCCACCTGACCAAACGACTCCGGCGTCGTCCACTCGAGCAGCGGCCCGACCACGATGCCGATGATCATCAGCACCAACACGTCCGGGACCCGCGACCGGTCGAACGTGTTCGACAGGAAGTGGGCCAGGAAGTACAGCAGGCCTAGGACGAGGATGATGCTGGCCACAGCGCTCGGGTCAGGGGTCGCGACGCATTCCACCGCGCGGTGCTGCACCGAAGACCGGCGCACGGCGATGCGAGAAGATCAGGTTGGTCTCAAGATGGGCCACATCACCCCGCCCCGTGAATGCGCTCAGCACGAACTCCCGCAGATGCTCGGCGTCACGCACGGCCACGTGCACGAGGTAGTCGTTGGCCCCCGCAAGATGGTACCAGCCGCGCACCTCTGGAAGCGTCCCCAACAGTTGCTCGAAGGCCTCGATGGCCGTGCGCACGTGCTTGGCCAGTCGGACAGCGACCATCGCCTCCAGCGTGACCCCGAAGCTGCGCGCATCCACCTCGGCGTGATATCCCAGCAGGACGCCGCCGCGTTCGAGGCGGCGCACGCGCGCGAGGCAGCTCGAGGCGGAGAGTCCCACCTTAGCAGCGAGCTCCTTGTTGGAAAGCCGCGCATTCTTCTGTAGATGCGCGAGAATCAGGTGATCCGTGCTGTCGAGCGGTGTCTGGTCGGCCATTTGCCGAATAATCTGCTGAGAATGTCGTGTTTTGTCGATGATTCCGTTGAATTTCGTTGCAGACGCAGCTCACAGGAGACATCGATGCGCCCCGACGCCTTCACCACCAAAGCCGTCCACGCCGGCCGCCACGACTTCAACGAGATCGGGGTCCACGCGCCCCCGCTCGACCTGAGCTCGACCTATCCGACGCCAGACCTTGGGGCGGCGGCGCAGGCCTTCGACGCACTTGTCGCCGGTGATGCACCCCCGGGCGACTCGTTTGTCTATCCGCGCCTCTACAATCCCACCGTCGGACGATTCGAACAGGCATTGGCCGAGCTTGAAGGCGCCGAGGACGCGGCGGCGTTCTCCTCGGGCATGGCGGCGCTGACCGCCGTGCTGCTCGCGGCCAAGTCCCGCGGCTCGCACGTCGTCGCCACGCGCCCGCTCTACGGCACCAGCGATCACCTGCTGGAGTCAGGGCTGCTCGGCCTCACCGTCAGCTGGGCCTCGCAGGACAAGATCGCCGAGGCGATTCGACAAGACACAGCGCTGGTGCTGATCGAGACGCCCGCAAACCCGACGCTCGACCTGGTGGACATCGCTGAGGTCGTGCGCCAGGCGGGCAGCGTTCCCGTCGTCGTGGACTCAACCTTCGCTACGCCCGCCCTGCAGCGTCCGCTGGAGCAGGGCGCAGCAATGGTCCTGCACTCCGCCACCAAGTTCCTCGGTGGCCACGGCGACGTGCTCGCTGGTGTCGTGGCCGGCTCCCACGCGTTGATTCGCGACATCAAGCACATCCGCGCCGCCACAGGCGGTGTGCTGCATCCGCTTGGCGCGTACCTGCTGCACCGCGGACTGCCGACGCTCGAGCTCCGCGTGCTGCGGATGCAGGCCACGGCGCAGGTGCTCGCCCAGCGTCTCGCGACGGACCGGCGCGTGCGCGGCATCCACTATCCAGGACTGCCGGGCCAAGACCCGCGCGGACTCATCGGCACACAGATGTCAGGGCCAGGCTCCGTCATGAGCTTCGAGATCAACAGCGACGATGCATCCGTGATGCAGGCCTTCATCTCGGCGCTGCGTCTTATCACGCCCGCCGTCAGCCTGGGCTCGACGGACTCGCTGATCCAACCGCCAGCCGCGCTGACGCATCGCGTGGTGGATGCTGCCGCGCGTGCCAAGACCGGCATCACGCCCGCGCTGGTCCGGCTCAGCGTCGGGCTCGAGGATCCGGCCGACCTCTGGCGCGACCTCGACCAGGCCCTCCAGGTGGTGCCGCCGCGCGCCGAGGTGCATACTGGCGAGATGCTCGTGTCGGCTGGCCAGGGGTGAGCGCAGGCTTACCCAACGTCCCGCGTTGGGACGACCACGATTGGCCCGGCCTCCCCGTCCTGAAGCAGGACGTGGAGGCCGATCTCTGTGTGGTCGGACTTGGTGGTAGCGGGCTCAGCTGCATCAGCGAGGCGCTCGACCTTGGCGTGTCGTCGGTCGTTGGTATTGACGCGCGCGACGTCGCGTCCGGCGCGGCGGGGCGCAATGGTGGCCTCTTGCTCGCCGGCACGGTCGACTTCCATCACGATGCCGTCGCCAAGCTCGGCCGCGAGCGCGTCCTCGCGCTGACGGCCGCCACCGAGGACGAACGCCGCCGCATTGCGGAGGAGACGCCAGGAGTCTCACGCATCACCGGCTCACTGCGCATCGCCGAGGACGACGCCGAGCTCGACGACTGCGCGCGGCAGTTCGATGCGATGCGCGCTGACGGATTGCCGGTCGAGCACTACGAAGGGCCGGAGGGCCGCGGCCTGCTCTTTCCCACCGACGGCGTGATGCAGCCGCTCAGGCGTTGCCGCGCACTGGCCGCTCGAGTGCAAGAGCGAGGCGCGCGCTTGTTCGGCAATGCCACCGCGCGTACGGTCGAATCCGGCCGCGTGCGAACGGATGGCTTCACCGTCACGGCACGCCACATCGTCGTCGCGGTGGATGGCAATCTCGAGCTGCTGCTGCCTGAACTGCGCAGCGAGGTCCGTACGGCACGCCTCCAGATGCTGGCCGCGGCGCCGTCCCTGCCGCTGCGCTTCCCGCGGCCGGTCTCCCTGCGCTACGGCTACGACTACTGGCAGCAGCTCGACGACGGCTCCGTCCTGCTCGGCGGCGGTCGCGACCGCTTTGAGTCCGCGGAATGGACGGGCGAGAGCGATCCGACAGCTACCGTGCAGGACTACCTCACGCGCCAGCTACGCGAGCGACTTGGAATCGAATCGGAGATCACGCATCGCTGGGCGGCATCCGTGGCCTTCACCGACTCCGGGCTCCCGATCCTGCGCACGCTCAGCGACGGCGTCACGGTGCTCGGTGCCTACAGCGGCACTGGCAACCTGATGGGGGCCCTTTGTGGCCGGGCCGCCGCGCGCCTAGCCTTACGCGACGACCACTCGCTCGCCGCCCTCATCCAAGACTGACAATGCGCTGGGAACGCCCCCCGATGTTCGACGCCACCGTCTCATTGCCAGCCTGGGTGCGCGAGGCCGTGGACTTCGACGTCCCGTACACGAGTGATGACGAACGCATGCGCCTCGCCATTCGCCTCGCGGACGAGAATGTGACGCGGCAGACGGGCGGCCCATTTG
Protein-coding sequences here:
- a CDS encoding cation:proton antiporter is translated as MASIILVLGLLYFLAHFLSNTFDRSRVPDVLVLMIIGIVVGPLLEWTTPESFGQVGSVLTTVALAVILFESGTTLNIGSIVRSARSTLQVTLATSFLTIGVVGVLAGVLLEMPWISAFILGTIASGTSAAVVIPMVKVLKVKERAGTVMILESAVTDVTSIVFTFALLNAALQGEVNVGLMLGQTLSALVFAAVIGVAGGIGWLLIWEKVRQFPTTIFTTLASAFVLYGFAELLGFAGAIAVLAYGITLSNHEYFGLSKLFKGRGFSGVTPVESDFYKEIVFLLKTFFFVYLGISMRFSDAKIFGLALALMLILTGARLFMLPLLVPRTISRSDAAVVSVMIPKGLAAAVLAGLPLERGIAGAEEIQAGVYAIVLVSITLTAMLVSIRDGRVFGPVFGRALRAFPEVAPEEPGRGTPRSGIATVPAPAAPPSPPAAPQG
- a CDS encoding FAD-binding oxidoreductase, with the translated sequence MSAGLPNVPRWDDHDWPGLPVLKQDVEADLCVVGLGGSGLSCISEALDLGVSSVVGIDARDVASGAAGRNGGLLLAGTVDFHHDAVAKLGRERVLALTAATEDERRRIAEETPGVSRITGSLRIAEDDAELDDCARQFDAMRADGLPVEHYEGPEGRGLLFPTDGVMQPLRRCRALAARVQERGARLFGNATARTVESGRVRTDGFTVTARHIVVAVDGNLELLLPELRSEVRTARLQMLAAAPSLPLRFPRPVSLRYGYDYWQQLDDGSVLLGGGRDRFESAEWTGESDPTATVQDYLTRQLRERLGIESEITHRWAASVAFTDSGLPILRTLSDGVTVLGAYSGTGNLMGALCGRAAARLALRDDHSLAALIQD
- a CDS encoding Lrp/AsnC family transcriptional regulator produces the protein MADQTPLDSTDHLILAHLQKNARLSNKELAAKVGLSASSCLARVRRLERGGVLLGYHAEVDARSFGVTLEAMVAVRLAKHVRTAIEAFEQLLGTLPEVRGWYHLAGANDYLVHVAVRDAEHLREFVLSAFTGRGDVAHLETNLIFSHRRAPVFGAAPRGGMRRDP
- a CDS encoding divalent metal cation transporter, coding for MRDGLRGVLVGAAFLMATSAVGPGFLTQTAVFTERLGASFGFAIVVAAVIDLVAQLNIWRVLAVTGRRAQDVANDVAPGLGTLLAVLVALGGLAFNIGNLAGAGLGLNVVFDLPVAAGAAISAVVAIVVFVAKEAGRAMDRFALFLGLVLVVLTWYVAAAAQPPVAEALQRSIVPERIDLLAIVTIVGGTVGGYITFAGAHRLIDAGVAGREHLGKVTGSALWAIGVATLMRCVLFLAALAIVHRGIALDPANPPASVFRHATGEIGYRIFGVVMWSAAITSVVGAAYTSVSFLRGLHASVSAQWTRYVIGFIALSAMGFLIIGRPVRTLVLVGALNGLILPLALGTMVIAARRAAVVGDYRHPTWLSVSGALVALGMAAAGALVLWRDVPALMR
- a CDS encoding aminotransferase class I/II-fold pyridoxal phosphate-dependent enzyme, with translation MSCFVDDSVEFRCRRSSQETSMRPDAFTTKAVHAGRHDFNEIGVHAPPLDLSSTYPTPDLGAAAQAFDALVAGDAPPGDSFVYPRLYNPTVGRFEQALAELEGAEDAAAFSSGMAALTAVLLAAKSRGSHVVATRPLYGTSDHLLESGLLGLTVSWASQDKIAEAIRQDTALVLIETPANPTLDLVDIAEVVRQAGSVPVVVDSTFATPALQRPLEQGAAMVLHSATKFLGGHGDVLAGVVAGSHALIRDIKHIRAATGGVLHPLGAYLLHRGLPTLELRVLRMQATAQVLAQRLATDRRVRGIHYPGLPGQDPRGLIGTQMSGPGSVMSFEINSDDASVMQAFISALRLITPAVSLGSTDSLIQPPAALTHRVVDAAARAKTGITPALVRLSVGLEDPADLWRDLDQALQVVPPRAEVHTGEMLVSAGQG
- a CDS encoding aminotransferase class I/II-fold pyridoxal phosphate-dependent enzyme, with the translated sequence MSVSRRSFVRALGFGGAGVLTAPSWVSARGYEAATANPADAAFLEEQGALIRLMSNENPYGPAPAAIRAMQASVREAAWYPASMETRVVEAISKVNNVPAERIMLGSGSGEILQLAVQTFCSPSKHLVAAHPTFETCGAVARLMGYPVREVPLDSEQRIDLDGMLKQVKGAGLVFLCNPNNPTAHVHGKAAVENFVRAALAADPEVIILVDEAYHEFVDDPAYASMLPHVATESRIIVSRTFSKIYGLAGMRIGYAFGQPATLGRMTPRRVPNGVGALAQVAAVAALADTQRMHEQQAQNREARAYTVKWFSERGYKVVPSQANFLMVNIRRDTREFRDACQRLGVLVGRPFPPLTSFSRISIGTMDEMQRATAVFARVLG
- a CDS encoding amidohydrolase is translated as MPTPILRAALALLALAAPLAAQEADLILTDGRIWTGDSLQPYAAAVAIRDGKFIAVGSNAQALAHRTANSRVVSLGGRFATPGFIDNHTHFNSAGALLLGVNLLDVSDARAFAERVKGARDRLPADAWITGGDWGAYEDWAANSAGATDAQRRARFSPDRGVIDSLTPRSPALLQRWDRSAYLANGAALTASGLSCATPVEGLECLRGNATGRVSGAALARVRAAIPPKSFDQRLREARVALQHLNELGVTGIHDITPREMFPVYHELKRRGELTVRVYARPTLDKWDELTAVGLPHGFGDDMLRIGGLKGFVDGIQGNSTARFYEPQLHSGLRGSWRDSTNTAATSGAGSGMEPAGNMLRNLDGADRAGLWPQVHAIGDEAIDTLLTLYEQVMRENPARERRFRIIHSQVLRGPEVAQRYARLGVIAEVQPYHAIDDMRWMEERIGERARWAYAFRTLHDAGVTLTFGSDWPGTNASWYTANPMQILYAAVTRETLDGSPSGGWFPQEKLDLETSLRAYTVNNAWAEGEEDRKGRVMVGFLADLTVVERDLFAIPPTQLKDVKALLTVVDGRIVYAAAPFAR